TCCTGCAGTAAATCAGAAACCGTCAGCGTTCCGTTCTCCACTTTTGCTTCCGCAGCGTCTTTTATTTGCTTTCTCAGCCGGATAATCTCGTCATCATCCTGCATGGTATGGCGGTATTTTTTTATTTCGTTTTGCTGTTGCGGAAGCTGCACGTTCAGGTTATAGAGAAAGGTCTCACGCTCTGAATCGAGCGTCAGTTTTTGCTGTTCAATGCTTTTTTTCTCTTGTTTGTAGGTATACAGGCTGCCGAGATTCCACGAGAAACTCACTCCTCCAATCACATACGGTTTAAATTTATTTTCAAACATGTTCAATGCCGGCTTTCCGTATCCGCCCTGGGCAAACGCACTGATAACAGGCCTGTTCCTGGCGTTCAGGGCTGTTTTTTGTGAATTAAGCAGGTTTTCCTGAGCCGTAAATAACCGCAGTTCGGGACGGTCAATAACCACATGATCAGGTACTTCAGCTACCGGTGGTTTTACAAAAACGGTTTTCGGATCTATACGGCGTCCGGTCAAAACGGAAAGGATCTTGATATAACTGTCCAACGCCGATTCCATTTGAATGCGTTGCTGGTTTGTTTTTAGTTGCTCCACTTTTACGGCGCTTAAATCGGCATCGTTGGCCACACCGTTTAACACGTAGCTTTGCACTTTCTCTAAGTTTCGCTGCAACTCTTTTTCCAGGATACCCTGTTGCGTCAATTGTTCGTTAAGCAGTAAAATACCAAAAAAAACCTGATTGACCCGTTCCTGAAGCGAATAGATTTCGGTTTCAAGTTTTTGTTTCTCCACTTCGGCATTGGCGACGATCATCTCTTTTTGCGCTGAAACCTTTCCACCATCCCAGATAAGCTGATTCAATTGGCCATAGACCTGATACTGGTCTTTATCGGGAACCGGAACCTCAAGAGGAGGGAAATTAGAAGGCAGCTCCAGATCAATCTTTGTAACATCGCTTTGCCAGGTTGCTTTTGCATTCAGGGAAAGTTGCGGGTAATAGGCTCTGTTAGCGTTTTCCAAATTAAAACTCCTGATATTTTCAATGACATTAAACCGTGCAATGGCTGGATAATTTTCGCGAGCCATCCCCTGACAATCTTCGATAGTGAGGGATTGTGCATTAACTGTGAACACGGGTATAAAAAACAGCGGTATAAATAATGTAAATCTTCTGTATTTCATTGCTGAGATTGTTTTAAGATGGCAAAAATCCATTCAGGGATCAATTTTTCCCTGTTTTCGATAAATTGTAAAAAATCTTCTTCTTTCACCATTCCTGAAGTGATAAACAGGGGTTTGGCGATAAAGGGAAAGATGGTCAGGCTGACGATATTCATGATAAAGTCAGGTGTGGAAATGGCAAAACCGTTGTGTTGAAGCTGCTCGTCTATGGTTGGCTGGGATATTGTCCGCGCCTGCTGTAAAATGGGGTTAAATATATTTTCATTATTTCTTAGTTCGTTGAGCACGAAAATGGGCAGCTCTTCATTTTCTATTAACAATTTCGTGTAATTCTTGACAAGAAGCCTGATTTTCTCATCCAGAGAAATATCTCTATCCGATAAAACGGGCATCATCAAGCCGAAAAGAGCTTCAAATTTTTCCTTCAAAACCTGTTTGAACAGATTTTCCTTGCTGCCGAAGTAGTAATTGACCAATGCCAGGTTTATTCCGGCTTCCTCCGCGATGTCCCGCGTCTTGGTCGCCGCATACCCTTTTTGGGTGAATATTTTTCTCGCAGCTGCTGCTATTTTCTGTTCCGTAGTCAAGTCTTCCATTTTCAGGTTTATTTTTTATGCAAAAGTATACAATCCCCATTTATTAAACAAGTGTTTTAAACATTTGTTTAAAACACATTTTGGTTTTTTTCTCGTATCTTTTTTCCGTTATTCGTTATCTTTGCGGTAAATTGACTAAAAATGAAGGCTATTCTAACCCTATTTTCCCTTTTTCTTTTTGCAATCTCTTTTACGGGATGCTCCAAGAACGATCCGAGCATAAACGCCACCCGGCTGAGAATAAAACTTACGGATGCTCCCGTATTACTGATATCGGAATTTAACATAGACATTCAGAAAATTGAAATCTCTACTACCGACAACACCACCAGCGATGAAAAATGGACGACCCTTGATTTCCAGGGAGGGGTTTACAACGTTCTTCCGCTTTCGAACGGAAAATCAAAACAGATTATCGATCAGTTTTTCCCGGCAGGAGTATTGCGAAAAATAAAAATAACGTTTGGAAACAATTCAAAAATTAAAACAGACACAGGGGAAAAAGACCTTATTTTGGATTCCGAGATTAAAGACGGTATTGTTGTGGAGGTCAATGAGAACCTCTATGCCAATTACATCACCAGCATAATGATTGATATCAATGCAGCCCTTTCGTTCTACGAATCCAACGGGAATTATTTTCTTAAACCGGTATTGCGTATTTTCCCAGAAGCGTTTGGCGGGTCGTTAAAAGGGTATGCCCTGCCCGTGGAAGCCATGCCTATCGTCAAAATCGTAAAAGACAAGGATACGCTATTCACCATACCCGAAAAATCCGATGGGATGTTTCTTTTTAAAGGCTTGAAAGCAGGTGAATGGGAAATTGCCGTTTTATCAGCTTCGAGCCTGGGTTACCGGGATACACTTTTTGTGGATTCCGTATTTGTCGGCAAAACACGGGAGTTGAAATCGAAGATTGTCCTAAAAAAATAAACGTTTTGTCATACAAATTTCTTTTTTTTAATCTTCCGGGTTAAAAAGCAAGTTGTTTTTTTGTATTTCTTAAGCACAACTGTACAACAAAGGCAAGAGATGGGGTGTTTTATTGGTACACTCGAAAAATGGGTCATATTAAGAAAGAAAAAGTTTAACTAAAACATCAAATTTTATGAGAAAAGAATTTTTTAAACACATCCTATCAGCATTGCCCATTCTGGCATTGTTGTTTTTTGCTACAAGCTGTGCAAATGAAAACGAAGGGTTGTCCGGCGGAAAAGCTCAAATTCAGTTTAAACTGACCGATGCCCCATCATTAGATTACGCCAAAGTGGTTATTGACATACAGGGCGTTAAAGTTGGAGTAGCGGATGAATATTACGAGGATGACAACGATCCTTTTTATGATGACACCGATGAATTAGACGAAGTTGAATGGGTTACCCTGAACATTAGCAACCCCGGATTGTATAATTTGCTGGATTACAGAAACGGAGAAATGATCGCCTTGGCCGGTGGAGAAATTCCCGCTGGAAAAATAAGCCAGGTCAGGTTACTGCTGGGCCCCGACAGCTATGTGGAAACTAAGGATGGAACAGAGTATCCCCTTAAGACACCATCTGCACAAACAAGCGGGTTGAAGTTCAATCTTCACGAAACTTTACTTGCCGACATGATGTACAGTTTCGTCATTGATTTTGATGCTGCGCGTTCGGTAGTCGCTACGGGAAATAACAAGTACATTTTAAAACCGGTTATTCGTACGTACGCAGAAGCTTGGGGCGCCACATTGAGAGGTTTTGTCCTCCCGCCGGAAGCCAACGCTTTTGTTCAAATTACCAAAGCAACGGACACATTGATTTCGCTGCCCGAAGAGGACGGTAAATTCTTGTTCCCGGGTATTGACGAAGGTACGTGGAAAGTGGAGTTTATTGCCGACACGGCAACGGAATATACTAATTTTGTAATGGAGAGTGTTCCGGTTGTTAAAGGCGAGATAAAAGATGTAGGCACCGTTACATTGGTAAAGTAATACAACAAGTATTAGCATACTATCGAGTAAAAAAAAGCAAGGCCCCTTTTCCCGGGGGCTTTGTTGTTTTTATTGGTCTTTACACGTAACTTTGCAGATAAATTCAAACAGATGAATAAGATTTGCTCAACAGTTCTCTTTTGCTGTTCCGCCTTATTTTTGTTTTCGCAAGAAGTAACGTATGAAATTGAATTAAATGGAAATGCTTACGTGACTTCTTTTCAACAGGGTGCATCCATCACCCGGTCCGGACTTGAAGAATGGGTCAACGAAAAATCCGTCATCAAGACATTCGTTTATTTCCACAAAACGGAAAAAATAGTGATTTCAATAAAAGGAGATTCGGATAAAGAGTCAGTGATTGAAGCGACTTTCCAAGGGAAGAGGTCAAAAATTTCTGTTCCTGCCGGAAGATTTAAAATTCCTCTAGGGATCTTTCAAATTCTCAACACGGGTTATCAACCCATAGAATTACGGGGTATAAGCAGGTCAGGGAAAGAGTTCGCCCAGATAGAATCGTTTGTTGTTCAATCGGAGGAACAACCAACTTATGTGCACGATTTCTCCGACTATTGGGGTAGGCGAGGGCCTTCTGTTCATCTTCGTTATACAATGCCCGAAGATACGGTTGAATGGTTTTATAACGAAGTCACTGTTCCGGCAGGAAACGATATCCCGGGCAGTTATTACATGGCGAACGGTTTTGGTGAAGGGTATTTTGGAATTCAATGCAATTCCGAAACCGAACGAAGGGTGCTGTTCTCCGTTTGGAGCCCGTTCAACACACAGGATCCAAAACGTATTCCCGACAGTTTAAAGATCAAACTCTTACGAAAAGGAGAAGGAGTCTATATCGGTGAATTTGGAAACGAAGGTTCGGGCGGACAAAGTTTTTTGCGGTACAACTGGAAAGCCGGCAAGGCCTATAAATTCCTGACCCGGATAAAGCCAGACGGACTGGGGAACACCGTGTATACCTCTTATTTCTTTGCTTCCGATGAAAATCGATGGAGGCTGATAGCCAGCTTCCTTAGGCCCAAAACCCATGTTTTTTATACCCGTGCACATTCTTTCCTCGAAAATTTTATTCCTGGACAAGGATACCTGACCCGAAAGGTATTGTTTGGGAATCAATGGTTTGTGACCAGTAACCGGAAATGGATAGAAGCCGGCGAATCGGTTTTCACATACGATGAAACTGCCCGAAAACAAGTCCGGTTGGATTACCGGGGCGGGTACAACAAGCAAAAGAACCTGTTTTATCTTCAAAACGGAGGATTCTTCAACAAATCAACTCTTTACGAATCAAGATTCACAAGGAAAAAGGAAAACAAAATTCCGAAAATAAACTTCTCCGAACTCGAAAAACTGTAACTTTAGTCATTGGTTCTCTTGAGTTTCTGTCTGGAGAAAAGATGTTTTTAACAATTTAATTTATTTTCACATCTGTAGGAGTTATAATCATTTACTTATTTCTATCTTTGCTTTTAGTTTTGATATTCGAACAATAAAACAATGACACAAATGAAAAGATCAATCTATTTGATGATGGCGCTTTCTGCCATGTTGGTTTTAGCAATTTCCTGTAAACCAAAACAAAGTGCATATAAACAAGTATATGAAGCTGCCAAAGAAAGGGAAATGCAGCAAACGGCGTCACAGCCAACTGTTGTAAAAGATGCCGGCACACTGCCTCCGGTTGAAGTGTCAGTGAGAAAAGAGAAGGTTGAACCCGTTCTTGCTTCAGATGCCGCCAATTTAAAGAACTTCAGCGTAGTAATCGCTTCTTTAAGTGTAAAGCTTAATGCTGAATCGTTGAAGACACGAATGCAAAACGAAGGGTATCCGGTGATTCTGGCCGAAAACGAGCAAGGCATGTACAGGGTTATCGTTGCAAGCTATGATGACAAAGCATCGGCTGCTGCAAAACGCGATGAGATTTACCAAAAATATGCTGCCCTTGGCAATACCGATTACTTGCGAAGAACTTACGGCGTTCCTTTCAACGATCTTTGGATTTTAGAAAGACAGTATTAAATGTTAAAACACCGGATCCGGATGTCTGGTGACCAATAGGAAATGAACGTATAATAAAGCTGCCCGCTATTGAAACGGGTAGCTTTTATTATTTTACACGGACAATAAAAAATGAAAGTACGGTTTTTAGGTACGGGGACATCTACAGGAGTTCCCGAAATAGGTTGCAATTGTGAAGTATGTACATCAGTCGATGCTAAAGACAAACGGTTAAGATGTTCTGTTCAAGTGGAGACTGCTGATTCACGCCTTATCATCGATTGCACACCCGACTTCAGGCAACAGGTGATGGATTTGCCTTTCAGGAAAATTGACGGGTTGCTCATCACCCACGAACATTATGATCACGTGGGCGGGATGGACGACTTAAGGCCTTTTTGCAGGTTTGGACCCGTCGATGTTTTTGCCGAAACTAAAGTGAAAAGCGCGTTGATGCAACGAATACCCTATTGTTTTGGAGAACAAAGGTACACCGGCGTTCCGGATATCAGGATACGAACAACCGACGGCCTTCATCCTTTCTTTATAAATAACACAAAAGTTATTCCTATCCGGGTCATGCATTTTAAACTCCCCATCTTAGGTTTCCGGATAAATAATGTCGCTTACCTTACCGACGTAAAATATTTGCCCGACGAAGAGCTAAGCAAACTCGCCGCCCTAGATATACTGATAGTAAGCGCATTGAGAAAGGAGAAACACCCTTCACACCAAACACTGGAAGAAGCTCTTTCGTTGGCAAAAAAAATTGGAGCGGAACAAACCTATTTTACACATATGAGTCATCAGATCGGTTTGCATAAAGCGATAAGCAAGGATTTGCCCTCATCCTTTACCCTTGCTTATGACGGATTAGAGTTATCACTGTAAAAAACGGGGAGCTTTTGTATTTTTTTAACTACGTAAAGTGCAGCGTTTTTATACATTTTTCATCTATATAATAAACAAATCGATGAGTTGACGTTTAAAAATTTGTATATTTGTGGATGATAAATAACGGAACAGTGAGTTAAACCAAATGAATGAATTATTGTCAAACTCTGCGGAATGAATTATTTAAAACAACCAAAAACAAAAAATAAAGGGAAAAAGCTATGAAAACTAAAAACTTAATTATTTCGGGGTTGCTGGTCCTGGCGCCCGTTATAGGTTTTGCCCAGGAGTGGGATGATATTTATGCCGATCCCGCTCAAAACACTACAACCCTAAAGGTTCAGAAGAAACAAGAACCACAAAAAAAGAAAATTGTTGTTGTTGAGGGAAAAGCATCCAATATGGAAGTCCGAGCAAACGGCCGCAATATTGACGAGTATAACCGTCGTGAACAAAAAGAATTGGCTGCCAATGACACAGTAATTCTTGAAGATACAGCCTATCAGCAATACGAATATACAGACAGGATTATCAAGTATCACGACCCGGAATCGAGTATCAAGATAACCGGTGCCGATGAGGTTACTGTTTATGTAGGTGACGACATTTACGCCGATTATTACGATAACCGTGGATGGGGCTCTAACCTCTATTTCGGTACAGGGTGGGGTTGGAACAGCTACTATCCGTGGTACGATCCCTGGTATGATCCCTGGTACTACGGATACGGATGGGGTTATCCTTATTCCAACCGTTGGTACAGCCCGTGGTATTACAGCCGTTGGCACAACCCATGGTATTACGGTGGGTGGTACTCATCCTGGTATTCTCCCTGGTACTACGGTGGTTACTATGATCCTTGGTATTACGGTTACGGCGGATGGTACGGAGGCGGTTATTATAGCGGTTTCTACGACGGATACTATTCCGGATTAAGTAACAATCGCTCCGGCAGAAGTACGGGAAGTTACAGAAGAAGCTCGGCAAACATTGCTAACAGATCATCTGTAGCAAGTGTAGGCAGAAGTTCAAGCGCAACATCAGGCCGCTCGGCAATTGGTAGCTCCACAAGAACTGCCTCAGGCAGAAGTTCCTCGGCTTACAGCAGAAGTTCATCTGCATCACCAAGAACAAGGATTATCGATAACAGCGGAAGAGTCTATGACTCCCGGTCCGGCCAAATTATAAACAGAGGCTCATCTTCTTCCCGCTCCTCCAGCACCGGCACATTAGGTGCCAATTCCAGGATATATAACAGCAGGGGTAGTTCCAGCACCTCGCCGGCGAGAAGCGGTGGCAACACTTACGAAAGAAGCTCGTCGAGCAGAAGCAATACCTACTCAACACCTTCGAGAAGTTCGTCGGGCAGCGGTTCGTATTCCGCGCCAAGCAGAAGTTCAAGCTCAAGTCGTTCGTCTTCGTACGACTCTTCAAGCCGCAGCTCATCGTTTGGTTCCTCCTCATCGGGTTCCAGTAGAAGTTCCTCTTCCGGCTCATATAGCAGCGGAAGCAGCGGTCGTAGCAGTGGAGGACGTCGTTAAACTATAAACAATAAACAATGACTGCTTCACAAAAATCTCAGAAGGGGTTTAAATGAGGCAGTCATTTTTTATCCAACATTTTGTAAAACCGTACGAGCATATGCCTGGATTACTTGTATTTTGCCTGGCAGGAAAGAGCATAATTTAGTGAAAACAAAATAAAAACTATAAAAATGAAAAAATTTGCATATTTTCTTTTCTCTTTAGTGTTTATTGCCAACTACTCCTACTCGCAAGGAGAAGTGGAAGCTTTGAAGTATTCCCGAAATGAGCTTTACGGAACAGCACGTTCTATGGCAATGGGCAATGCTTTTGGCGCACTGGGAGGAGACATCACGGGTGTTTCCATCAATCCTGCCGGAATTGCTGTTTACAGGAGCTCAGAAGTAGTGGGTACGTTAGGAATACAACAAAACACAGCCAAGGTGGGTGATATCGACAAAAAAGTGAGTGATTTCAACCTGCATAACCTGGGATTTGTCGGGTACTTTCCCTTGAGAAACGAGGTAATGCCCATGATTAATTTCGGTTTTTCGTACAACAAACAAAAAACGTTCAATACCGATATCAACGCTAAAGGGGATGGTAAGAGTAGGATGATTGATTATATTGTTGATAGAACTAATGGTGCAAATAACAATAGTGGAATTAATCCCAACTCGCTTCTTGTAGGTGATAACATACCCGACCCATTTATCGATCAACCTTGGTTATCTGTTTTAGGATATAATTCAAAGTTAATGTCTCCTAACGGAAATTTTTATAATCCGTTGAACACTAGGAACGAAACACCATTTCAAGAAATTATACTTTCAGAAAGAGGTTATATCGATAATTACGATTTTACCATCGGAACCACTATAAATAATGTGGTGAATGTTGGATTAGCACTGAATATATCTGACATCAACCACTCTCTTTCTACCGATTTTCTGGAAGACTTTAACAGCGGAGGTTATACACTGAACAACGAAATAATAACAAACGGTGCCGGAGTTGGTGCCAAGCTGGGGGTAATTTACCGTCCGGTTAATACATTCAGGATTGGTTTGGCATACCATACACCTACCTGGTACTCTATGTCAGAAATTTATAAGGCAAGTATTGATGATGATTTAGGTGCCTATGTAGTTGATCCCAATTATGAAAAAGGTAGAACTTATTCTGCCAAATTCACCAATTACTACGATTTAAAAACTCCCGATAAATGGGTGCTAAGCGGTGCCGCAGTTTTAGGAAACAGTTTTATCTTGAGTGCCGATTACGAAGTGATGAACTATCGGAACATGAAACTGAGCGTGCCTTCCGGTAGTTATTCCAGCAAAGATTGGTACGATATTGATAACGATTACATCAAAAAAGATTTTAAAGTTGCATCTACTGTAAGGGTGGGTACAGAATACCGTTTTACTCCGCAATTTTCAGGAAGATTGGGTTACGCATGGATGCAGAACCCGTATGATGCTGATTTTTCTAAAGCAGGAGATGCCGCTGTATCTGGTTCAAACACCATCTACAGAATGGAAGGTGATACCCATTACCTCACCGGAGGATTGGGTTATCGGTTCAACAGAAATTTCTATGCCGATCTGGCGGTGGTTTATCAAACCCAGGAAGACCAGCTGTATCCGTTTCCGAACCTGTTTACCTATAACGGTGATACACGGGAAGAACTAGTTATTGATGCATCTCCCTTTACCCTGAAAAACAGATCCGTAAGAGGATTGCTGACACTCGGGTACAGGTTTTAGATAATTCATGTTAATTTTTTAGTGCCGGGCTGTCCTTATAGATTGCCCGGTTTTTTTGTGGTTATTTGCGAAGGGTGTCCACTTCCGACAAGGTAATGTTGTCACCTATGGTTATTTCTGATTTTTGTGGGGTAACTGGGATCACGTGATAATCCTCAATCTTCTCAACACCTTCCAGTTGCCATTTATTCGCGTTTAGCATTTCGGTCAACAGGGTCTTCATCTGCATCGATGCAATTTTCATCAATCCGCTGTTTAATGCTGCCTGTTTTACCTGTTCTTTTGCCAGCCCTTGAATGAGTTGCAAATCTTTCCGGCTAATAAAGTTAAACAGGTCATCCTCGAAATAATAATAATCGAAATCCGGGTCAAGGGAAAGAATCTCTGGAGCCGGGAAGGTGAGTAGTTTTATTATTTTATTTTCATTATCCACTTCCCATTTGCATTTTTCAATATCATAACCAATCAGCACTTTAGCTTTTACAATGACCAGGGCTTTTTTGGTCGAAGGAATAAACTTTAGCAGTTTTTTTGTGTTCTCATAGTTATAGATTTCATTCAACTGGCCTTCAGCTACCACAATTTTAAACACCCTGCGGATACTTTCAACAACGGTATGGGAAGTAACGTTCGTTGAACTGCCAATACTGCTTGATGGGTAAATCAATTTGAAAATCAAAAAAGCAATAACCGCACCGATGATCGACCCAAAAATCAATAATCCCAACGTATTGTTTTCGGGCACCGCATAATGCGGTCTGAAAAAGGTAGCGTATATAAATCCGGTGAGAAGCAGCACAAGAAACATAGCTGTCAATCCAATAACAAGTTTAAATTTTCTCATTGAGGCTTTGTAGATTAATGCAGAGGCAAAGTTAAGAAAATCTTTTCCTTGGAAACAAAAGAGTTAGCAAATATTCTTCTTCAGTCGGCGTTTTAGTCAGAAAATGAGATTTAATTCGGTTATTTTTGTGTAAATTTGCAAACTAAAACAGTAAATGTACAAATACTCCTTCCTTTCCGGTTCTACAATCCATTCGTTGATTTCCTCCAAGTCAGCAAATCACTTATTTTTTTATCCGTATGAAGCATTCTGACAGAAGAAACTTTTTAAAACAAACGGCAGCTTTGGGCGCTATTGCTGCAGCACCAGTACTGACAAGTTGCCGTTCAAAAGGAAAAGGAAACGATATAAGCGGTAAGTTTATGCATCACGTTTTTTTCTGGCTTAAGCAGCCTGACGATGAAAAAGTAAAACGTGACTTTCGCGAAGCGTTAATTAAACTGGCATCTGTGGAAACCGTTCGGTTCAGGCATATAGGTACTCCGGCAGCCACAAACCGTGAAATTATTGATACCACATATACGTTTTCACTGCTTGTTGTTTTCGATGACGAAAATGGACACGATGTGTATCAGACACATCCCATCCACGACGAATTCCGCGAAAAATACGCCAATTGGTGGACACGTGTACTGATTTATGATACAAAGTAGAAGGTGACAGGCATCAGCCCTTTGGACGTTCTTCCGACTGAAATCTGTTAGAGAAGAGAGCTGAAGCCTGAAGTCAGCAACTAAAAACATACAGAACGTTTTGAACAAAAATAAAAATGGACAAATCAATCAAAAAAATTATCTTATTGGGGTCAGGAGCATTAAAGATCGGACAGGCAGGTGAGTTCGATTATTCAGGATCACAAGCATTAAAGGCCTTGAGGGAGGAAGGAATAAGCACGGTACTTATCAATCCTAACATTGCAACCATACAAACTTCCGAGGGGGTGGCGGACACGGTTTATTTCCTTCCGATCACCCCGTTTTTTGTAGAGAAAGTGATTCAGAAAGAAAAACCCGATGGCATTTTGCTGGCTTTTGGCGGACAAACGGCACTAAATTGCGGGACGGAACTGTATCAAAGCGGTGTACTGGATAAATATGATGTAAAAGTGCTGGGCACCTCAGTTGAAGCGATAATGATTACCGAAGACCGGGATTTGTTTGTAAAGAAACTCAACCAGATTGATGCCAAAACACCGGTTTCGCAAGCGGTGGAAAGCATGGAAGATGCACTGAAAGCGGCTCATACAATTGGTTTTCCCGTAATGGTACGCTCAGCTTACGCACTGGGTGGCCTGGGCTCGGGAATTTGCACCAACGAAGAAGAGTTTGTTACGCTTTGCGAAAGCGCCCTTTCGTTCTCGAAACAGATTCTGGTGGAAGAGAGCCTGAAAGGATGGAAAGAAATTGAGTTTGAAGTTATCCGCGACAAAAATGATCACTGTTTTACAGTCGTTCCCATGGAAAATTTTGACCCGTTGGGAATACATACGGGAGAAAGTATTGTTGTGGCACCCATCATTACTCTTTCCAGGGAACAGATAGCCTTGTTGGAAGACATAGCCCGCCGTGTTGTACGCCATATCGGGATAGTGGGTGAATGCAACATCCAATATGCGTTTAACGTGGAAACCAATGATTATCGCATTATCGAAATCAATGCCCGCCTGAGCCGCTCATCGGCACTGGCCTCCAAGGCTTCGGGTTATCCGCTGGCGTTTGTGGCAACCAAGTTGGCATTGGGTTATTCACTTGATCAGATCGGCGAAAT
This portion of the Petrimonas sulfuriphila genome encodes:
- a CDS encoding DUF3472 domain-containing protein, translating into MNKICSTVLFCCSALFLFSQEVTYEIELNGNAYVTSFQQGASITRSGLEEWVNEKSVIKTFVYFHKTEKIVISIKGDSDKESVIEATFQGKRSKISVPAGRFKIPLGIFQILNTGYQPIELRGISRSGKEFAQIESFVVQSEEQPTYVHDFSDYWGRRGPSVHLRYTMPEDTVEWFYNEVTVPAGNDIPGSYYMANGFGEGYFGIQCNSETERRVLFSVWSPFNTQDPKRIPDSLKIKLLRKGEGVYIGEFGNEGSGGQSFLRYNWKAGKAYKFLTRIKPDGLGNTVYTSYFFASDENRWRLIASFLRPKTHVFYTRAHSFLENFIPGQGYLTRKVLFGNQWFVTSNRKWIEAGESVFTYDETARKQVRLDYRGGYNKQKNLFYLQNGGFFNKSTLYESRFTRKKENKIPKINFSELEKL
- a CDS encoding SPOR domain-containing protein, which produces MKRSIYLMMALSAMLVLAISCKPKQSAYKQVYEAAKEREMQQTASQPTVVKDAGTLPPVEVSVRKEKVEPVLASDAANLKNFSVVIASLSVKLNAESLKTRMQNEGYPVILAENEQGMYRVIVASYDDKASAAAKRDEIYQKYAALGNTDYLRRTYGVPFNDLWILERQY
- a CDS encoding Dabb family protein, coding for MKHSDRRNFLKQTAALGAIAAAPVLTSCRSKGKGNDISGKFMHHVFFWLKQPDDEKVKRDFREALIKLASVETVRFRHIGTPAATNREIIDTTYTFSLLVVFDDENGHDVYQTHPIHDEFREKYANWWTRVLIYDTK
- a CDS encoding TolC family protein, which translates into the protein MKYRRFTLFIPLFFIPVFTVNAQSLTIEDCQGMARENYPAIARFNVIENIRSFNLENANRAYYPQLSLNAKATWQSDVTKIDLELPSNFPPLEVPVPDKDQYQVYGQLNQLIWDGGKVSAQKEMIVANAEVEKQKLETEIYSLQERVNQVFFGILLLNEQLTQQGILEKELQRNLEKVQSYVLNGVANDADLSAVKVEQLKTNQQRIQMESALDSYIKILSVLTGRRIDPKTVFVKPPVAEVPDHVVIDRPELRLFTAQENLLNSQKTALNARNRPVISAFAQGGYGKPALNMFENKFKPYVIGGVSFSWNLGSLYTYKQEKKSIEQQKLTLDSERETFLYNLNVQLPQQQNEIKKYRHTMQDDDEIIRLRKQIKDAAEAKVENGTLTVSDLLQEINALEAARQAKSLHEIQYLMSVYKLKFTTNLN
- a CDS encoding outer membrane protein transport protein; protein product: MKKFAYFLFSLVFIANYSYSQGEVEALKYSRNELYGTARSMAMGNAFGALGGDITGVSINPAGIAVYRSSEVVGTLGIQQNTAKVGDIDKKVSDFNLHNLGFVGYFPLRNEVMPMINFGFSYNKQKTFNTDINAKGDGKSRMIDYIVDRTNGANNNSGINPNSLLVGDNIPDPFIDQPWLSVLGYNSKLMSPNGNFYNPLNTRNETPFQEIILSERGYIDNYDFTIGTTINNVVNVGLALNISDINHSLSTDFLEDFNSGGYTLNNEIITNGAGVGAKLGVIYRPVNTFRIGLAYHTPTWYSMSEIYKASIDDDLGAYVVDPNYEKGRTYSAKFTNYYDLKTPDKWVLSGAAVLGNSFILSADYEVMNYRNMKLSVPSGSYSSKDWYDIDNDYIKKDFKVASTVRVGTEYRFTPQFSGRLGYAWMQNPYDADFSKAGDAAVSGSNTIYRMEGDTHYLTGGLGYRFNRNFYADLAVVYQTQEDQLYPFPNLFTYNGDTREELVIDASPFTLKNRSVRGLLTLGYRF
- a CDS encoding DUF4230 domain-containing protein, translating into MRKFKLVIGLTAMFLVLLLTGFIYATFFRPHYAVPENNTLGLLIFGSIIGAVIAFLIFKLIYPSSSIGSSTNVTSHTVVESIRRVFKIVVAEGQLNEIYNYENTKKLLKFIPSTKKALVIVKAKVLIGYDIEKCKWEVDNENKIIKLLTFPAPEILSLDPDFDYYYFEDDLFNFISRKDLQLIQGLAKEQVKQAALNSGLMKIASMQMKTLLTEMLNANKWQLEGVEKIEDYHVIPVTPQKSEITIGDNITLSEVDTLRK
- a CDS encoding MBL fold metallo-hydrolase; the encoded protein is MKVRFLGTGTSTGVPEIGCNCEVCTSVDAKDKRLRCSVQVETADSRLIIDCTPDFRQQVMDLPFRKIDGLLITHEHYDHVGGMDDLRPFCRFGPVDVFAETKVKSALMQRIPYCFGEQRYTGVPDIRIRTTDGLHPFFINNTKVIPIRVMHFKLPILGFRINNVAYLTDVKYLPDEELSKLAALDILIVSALRKEKHPSHQTLEEALSLAKKIGAEQTYFTHMSHQIGLHKAISKDLPSSFTLAYDGLELSL
- a CDS encoding DUF4382 domain-containing protein, translating into MKAILTLFSLFLFAISFTGCSKNDPSINATRLRIKLTDAPVLLISEFNIDIQKIEISTTDNTTSDEKWTTLDFQGGVYNVLPLSNGKSKQIIDQFFPAGVLRKIKITFGNNSKIKTDTGEKDLILDSEIKDGIVVEVNENLYANYITSIMIDINAALSFYESNGNYFLKPVLRIFPEAFGGSLKGYALPVEAMPIVKIVKDKDTLFTIPEKSDGMFLFKGLKAGEWEIAVLSASSLGYRDTLFVDSVFVGKTRELKSKIVLKK
- a CDS encoding DUF4382 domain-containing protein, with product MRKEFFKHILSALPILALLFFATSCANENEGLSGGKAQIQFKLTDAPSLDYAKVVIDIQGVKVGVADEYYEDDNDPFYDDTDELDEVEWVTLNISNPGLYNLLDYRNGEMIALAGGEIPAGKISQVRLLLGPDSYVETKDGTEYPLKTPSAQTSGLKFNLHETLLADMMYSFVIDFDAARSVVATGNNKYILKPVIRTYAEAWGATLRGFVLPPEANAFVQITKATDTLISLPEEDGKFLFPGIDEGTWKVEFIADTATEYTNFVMESVPVVKGEIKDVGTVTLVK
- a CDS encoding TetR/AcrR family transcriptional regulator, which gives rise to MEDLTTEQKIAAAARKIFTQKGYAATKTRDIAEEAGINLALVNYYFGSKENLFKQVLKEKFEALFGLMMPVLSDRDISLDEKIRLLVKNYTKLLIENEELPIFVLNELRNNENIFNPILQQARTISQPTIDEQLQHNGFAISTPDFIMNIVSLTIFPFIAKPLFITSGMVKEEDFLQFIENREKLIPEWIFAILKQSQQ